The Anastrepha obliqua isolate idAnaObli1 chromosome 5, idAnaObli1_1.0, whole genome shotgun sequence DNA window tgaagcaaagttgTATGCAACTAAACGTGCGTCTAACCTAAGACCAgcagtgtatatatgtatttcaataGGTGTGATTTCGTAGGttaatttcgaaaattggagaaattaattttcctttttgtgactcaatctcttaaaaaaagttttcttggTGCAATAAGCAGCCAAATGCTATACAGTGTTATAAGTATATTTTCTACAACTACGATTCTATGTGTTGCAACCAAGTTGTATCCTTAGCATATAGGATCTCGCACATTATTTCCCTTTGAAATTTTATCACGGTCCGTCCAGTCATAAGCATCTGGAGATGTATGGCGAATAAAATAGAATTCGTCTCCGTTCGCTACATTATCGCATCAGACTCCATTAACTTGACAAAGTTTTATCATGCCTCTCTGCTTACAATAATACAACTAGCGGAATCTTTGTTTCAACATGCCAAACGAATGTTCTATAGGAATACGTCCAGAGCTCAGCTTTATATAGGTTGATCAGAtttgaggtactttttccaatagggttttttgacagatcaagcGTTTCTACTGACAAACTAACTAAATAATttgttcagtattcattgacatttatctatgattgacatttcatcatggaaaggtTTACGCCTCAACGGCATTTACATATCGTAAATCGTATGCTGTTCAGCGATGAaacccatttttgttttaatggaTACGTTAACAAGAAAAATTGACATATTTGGGCTGCAGAGCAACCCGAAgttattcaagaacagccattaaatCGGctgaatcatcggcccatatttcttcaaagacgaggctggcgccaaagtaacagtgaatggcgaacgctatcgcgccatgataaacgacattttgatgccggaaattgaagcctgtAATATCCACAACATTTGACCaacaacaagacggcgctacttgccatacaacccgtgaaacaatggacttACTGCTGTCGTTTCGCTGAGCAATTtattatctctcgtctcggaccagtggataaACCAGATTCGattgaagccaacattactaaagttattcaggagataccgaccgaagtcctcaaGCGAGACATCCAAAAATGGTATttacggccaacatttgaaagtgattatctttaaaaaaaataaattttatgtctagttctacacaaaaataataaagattgcccaatcagttTAAAATTTCGTTGTTTTCTTCCAATTTAAAATCCGTGAcctttaaattgatcaccctttactaaaGTGCTTGTGAGTACTTGTTAAATGCCCATTATATCTATGAGAGTTactaaatatttgttgaagGAATATGCAGACGCATTTAAAAGAGggtaatttgaaataaaaatggtgatgttctttttcaaatatatatatataattggcgcatacaccctttttgggtgtttggccgagctcctcctcctatttgtggtgtgcgtctagatgttgttccacaaatggagggatctacagttttaagccgactccgaatggcagatattttttttatgagaatctttttcatggcagaaatacactcggaggtttgccattgcctgccgaggggcgaccgctattagaaaattctttttcttaattttggtgtttcaccgagattcgaaccaacgtgcTCTCTGTGGAatccgaattgtagtcacgcaccaacccattcgtctacggcggctGTTATTCAAATACGTTTCCTTTTGTGTTTTTACAATACGACGGCAACTTTAATAAagagttgaatttttataaaatccaaCTGTTGTGATTGGAACCAGGAAGTCCTACGAAAATGTTTATAAACttcatataattaaattttattcatcaaaactgcattcaaattaacggtaaacacaaataaacggccAACGCCTTTTCCAGAGCAGCAACCCCAAACATTAACCTTTACTGGATGCTTAACAGGTagttgaagttgtcgattacCAGCCAAAGTTGGATTTATCCGTGACTATTATGTTTGCCCAATTCTCTGAattctgaatttgccttagcccGTACAAGTCCGTTTTTAATGTGTGATAATGAGAACAGcgttttttcaatgtgctccgAAATTTGAGGCCTTCTGCATATAAGCATTCTCGAATCGTTTCTTTGGATACCTTAACAccactttttcttaaaactgcttcaaaggtggttagtgtcgtgcggaactcagagttcgaatttttttatacattttattttattaattatatttacattttgatAAAACGTTGGAATTTTTAAGGGTAACATAAAATgggttgtaaatatgtatacttacatacaaaatAAGGTCGCAGAGGCAAGCACTAAAGTATTGTCTGACGAACCTTTAAGTTTCAAAGAGAGATGTTTCCTTAACGCCTAGGAAAGAAATGTTTTCGAAATATATTAAAGCAAccaccataaaattttaaatatacgtataatttatatttttaatactagTAAATGTATACATTAACAATGTGGCCTATAGTTTATgaaatatataggtataatatcggaacaaatttataaattcaaatGTTCGGAAAAACTTCATATTTTCTTTGGTCAGAATCATAATCATATGTATAGGATCTTTCCGATTATATATGATTAATAAAAAGGAATAAACATATAAAAGGTGCATACATACAGCGGCTCACAGTTTATTTCGTGTGATCCTTTATTCAAAAACTGTGGGATATTTTTtacgtcatttttttttgtttcaaaaaaccTCAAATGAACATTCAAAGATTCATATATTAGAATTATGAACAGCAACAAGTAAATTCAAAGtaattttagatttaatttttaatacaacttATCTCGTGTGTTTAggtaaacttaaaaatgtatgaagATTTTTACTAACTAtttacgattttttgaaaaaaaaccacttatgtaataaaaaaacgtcatacattttctttaaaataaatggttgcacgaaataagctgtgagccaccgtatgcataaaattgtttaattagaTTTCGGCCACTGATTGTAATACTCAAATTAATTTATCATAGAATTAACTTTTGGTGTGCTTTCGGGTACACATCTTGAAATAAGTTTTGCGTCTATTTCCAtcttatttcataaaatataacgAATTGCTGTGTGAGCTCAcagatttttatttgttcttgaAAGTTGTTAACGATTTTCTAGGTGCTGATTGCCGTTGACGAGCCAAAAATGTTTGTCCCTGTCCCATTAGCAACGCAAGTTTCGCGTCTATTGCATCACGCTGTGCATTCACACCCAATCTATAATAAAACGTGTAAAACAACGAGTaaacaatttatatatgtattacagCACCTGTAAAAAGCTGTTGTCATTAAACGCTCCTCCACCGTACTCATTCTTGCCTTGGGTTCCTCTTCAGAGTCCTGAGGCCGTTCAAGCAGATTTGCTTCGATAACTGCATAAAAGCACTAATTAagctttacaataaaattaaataatactaaGTACTGCACCATTGGCAAATCGCGGATCTAGATTTTTGATGACTTCCTTCGCCTTTTCAACgcattttctatattttgcaTCATAAGCTAGAAGGTCTTGCTCGCGTGTTGTAAGTGTATTTTCCAACTGAGTTATCTTGCTTTGCAATGATACATTCTGAGAAACCGATTCTTCTAGCTGTATTGCtacagaaatttttaaatattaaaaaaatgttattaataaaattgcttGCTAATCTTTACTTTTCTGCTCGTTCAACTCCATAAGTTGCTTAATCTGTTTACCAAACTCGAACCTGAAATTTGCACGATTGTAAAGAAAcaatttaggaaattattaataAGTAATTCGATCTACGTACTCTTTAAGATTCGGATCGCCACTCTGTGATGCGTGCGATAAGGAAAGAATTCGTTCATTTGCTGATTTCAGTTGTTCGCGTAGATTTTCATTGCGCTTATTTGCATCATCCAATAGTTGCTGTTAAAAAATGCGTACAACTTCTatagttatttaaataaaaataaggactACTAACCGTTAATGCTGTTTGGCCACCTTGACCTTCTCGCAAAGCCTTATTTTCTAATTCTAATCTGTGTACTTTTTCCGCAAGTGCAGTCGGCTGAAGCTCTTTACACATTGTGTTGCCATTTAAGccttttacgaaaaaaatatgtatgatacaaaatattttatgaaaacctataactaaattttcattttacttactGCCCGAACTCGTTGACAGCTGCCCGCATTTAAGTTCATCTAAAGCTTCGCGAAGATTATCGCGCTCTTTCAGTAAACTTTCCTTAGCTCGCTGCAATGCACTGATAttactttcaagatttttattatcaaaCTCCAGTTTGACATTTTTGCTCATTTCTCCATCAAGCTGCGTATGTAAGTCTTGAATCTATACaggaatatatgtatttttgtaagTCAACATTTCGAATGGTTTTAGtaattcatatataataaatcgaATATGTTAAATAGCCCACAATTCGACCACATAACGtgcgacacaaaaaaaaatttataaaaacaatctGGCATTCGGAGTATACTCGTCAAGTATAATTCTTTGCCAGGAGTTAGTGTTttttatacacatatgcatataaatagtGTTAAATGACTCaccttatttttgaaaagttctaCTTGACCCTTTAGGGTGGCAGATTTTTTTGCATCTTCTTCGAATTGCATAATTTGTTGTACGTAATCAGCACTTCTCTCTTCTAAAATTTTACTATGCTTCTTTAAATCATTATACTCTTCCAATCTCTTCTTGTATGTTTCCAATTGAATTTCATACTCTTTCAATTTATCGTTTGATTCGCGCAGCACATCCACTTCATCCTTTAGTTGGATTAGTTCAgaagtatttttctaaaaattcattttaaatgtattaaagacaggattataaacaaataaagaaaataaattactgTTAACTCATCAATACGTTGCTGCATGGATTGAATCTCCTTTTCTTGTTGTTGaacttttaatttcaaatcTTCCCGAGTGGCATCTGACTGTATGAGTTCCTCTTTCATCCGATCTAGTTGTCGCCGAAGTTCACTATAGCGTGCTGAACCAGCTTGAACAGGTCCTAATGACACTCCATCGTCTCCAATTGCAGCAATGTTGGATGTTAAACGTTCGACTTCGACTTGTAACTTAGCAAGTTCTTGTTGCATACCGGATTTTTCTTCGATCAGTAATAACATCTGAAAACAGATGTTGAagccaaaaattgtattttgagccagtaaaaaaaatgtacttaaaatCTGTAAATACCTTATTTTCAGCTTCGAAGCATTTTTGAGCTAAGGCGTCTCGTTCTTCTTGTAATATCTTGTAATCGAAATTCGCTATGCTCAGAGAACTGGAGGAACAGAGGAGACTGCCTTTCCCTCCTTGCCAAGTCGACTCAAGATCTTGCAAAGCACGCATTATATTAGCTTGTAGTGATTCCTCTAAGGACATTATTTGTCGAATGTAATCTTGTTTGGCAACGCAGTTTACTGCACAGCCGAGTACCAGCTGTAATAGACGCTCCAGCTCACCAGCATCACATTTCTCTGCAATACGTTGTGCATCGGGGCGTGGAAAGTCCGCCAGTGAATAACTTAATACATCACTATAATAATCATAAACGCCTTCAATAACCTTCTTTAAATTACTCATCTTCAAACGCCAGTTAATCCCCGAGTTAATTTTCGACAACCACAAATCTACAGTTCAATATAAATTTTGCTGCAAATGAAAAGTGGTTTGGCTTGCAAATATTTCCGCAACTTACTTGTAAAGACCTCAGGAGCAAATTGGTTTAAAGCCTGTGCCAAAGCAACTCCATCAGACAGTTCTTCTATTAAataaacattacaaaaaaattattgcgttATTCAATATTGTGTTTAGTCCCTTGGGGAGTTGTCCCGAAGTTCTACATATATGCTTTCTAATTGTTGTCTCACCTAAATTGGAATGCGGTGCCGTCAAATTTAGGGTTTTAAACCATTCAATTAAACTTTGACACATATCACCTCTCTCCATCTCCATTTCTTATGGCGTCTTggaaaatacaacaaattaaaacttttaaaacaaaatatatatcaaaataaatataataatttcactAGTACTGAAAAACAAGTGATTCGATTTTTTATCACTTATGATAAAAGACGACTATCGATGTCGTTCGATATATATTAGCTGCgcgaatattatttttgatagttATCGTATACTGTCAAGTTTGGCGTTCCAAAAGTaccaaagtttataaaaaaaaaaggtcgATATAATTACCAATCGACGCGTTTTGTTTCCATTATTAATATTCAATAAACGAAGCGTAATTCATTCGAACCGTTCaaaatttattagcaaaaattaattccaTTAAATTGGTGTTTTGTATCACTAATTACTCATTTAAGAACGCACCAAATTAGAGTATTACACAACTTGAACACTACTTTCAATATATTCTTGATTTTTAGTAATATACTTTGCTAAATACTGTTAATTATTTCAATAGCTAAAATGTAAACACAATTTGCGTTTCGTTGCAACTTTGGCAGATAAAATCTGGACTTGCAACATTCTCACTTTTCTATATCCCATTTATAAAGTGTCTAGACATtcgataatattttaattaatggaATTTAAGATAGTAAAAATTTCcactatatattaaaatatttgctgtcCGATTTGAAATTCTTTCTCACGATTCTAAATCACTTTCAAATTACCCTTCTAATTATGCAATTTGccatatatatcaaaatatttgctgtccGATTTGAAATTCTTTCTCACGATTCTAAATCACTTTCGAATTACCCTTCTAATTATGCAATTTgccatacaaaattttgttagtGAATCATCTCATTTGTAAGTAATTCAGTATCAATTATCAAATCAATCAAATTTTATCTTCTCTAATTTTTAACGGAAATTTatcgaaatcagttgtcaagcCACTAGGCGAATTGAATACTGTAGGTGGTGTTTTCTCAAAaccgttactttatttttctcaatttttacaAACCTGACGTCAGTTCCcttaccaatacaaaacaaatagaTATTACATGTTTGGGAAAATTTAGTCAATGGGATGGTAGTAATGTAATTTGTTAGATATACGATGAACAAACTAATAAAACGAAGTGCtccgtgttaaattgtgaaagcacaaattagtataatgcctccaaatgcagttttttttgcGTCTTCCTCGCCGCCGAAAAGATGTATACGTATAATTTCTTGCGCTTAGTTGCTTCCATtgcttcacaaacaagtaattccctttCCTTTGTTTGTTTATGCATGGGTTctgacgacacagcgaattcggaaggcgcaacctGGTATTCTATCAAGCTTGACCTCTAATCGATGGCGGAATGAATGCGACATTATTGCGAGAAAATAAAACGACATTAAATAACGAAAATGTCCCAAAAATACACACTTTGATGGTCCaaacatatattaaatttttcaaatatgttaTCATAGTGCACATCTTTGAtttgaactttaaaaattaatttacgatgttttttttttaaatttgtgagCATTTGAGTTTATgacattcaaacatttttaaaatatgtattggTTTCTTTAACCAAACCgtttacaataaatattattaatgatTTGTTTAACAATACCTTAAGTTTACATTAAGTTTCTGGCGtccaaaattgtaaaatatccaTGCGTTTGGTTATCCCTGTAATCACAACGATCCCCAAAGAGTTACTTACCCTTCAGaagaattcataaaaaaagacaaaaatagcAATTTTTGGGACAAGTTTCCTTTAATTACTCAAAATCCGCATTTCGTATTCAGTGcgaaaaaatatgtacacaagAAATAACTTCTATTGTTCTCTTAACTGAAAACCTGTTAATTTTCGCAGGCTTgtataataaacataaaaatatcaataccATGAAATAAACGATTGCTGGTGTAGACACATAGTAGAGGAGAAAGATCAGATATGTTATACTTGTCAATTTGACACTAATCTGACATTTTCTCGTTGCCACCCAAAGTGTACAGTTTTTTAACATGGGGTTTTAGTTATTTTCGCAGATATTATTTGTGATATATTAGATACTTCTGCAAaggtagaaataaaataaaagtgaaatccgaaaagttaaaaaataaaccgAACATAAGTGTTAGTATGCAAGCAAAGCAAAAATGTgtatttcggaaaaaaatttatagaaattggAATAACATATCTAGAAAATAGATGAAAGAATaggtaaaatttttgacatgaaccctagaaaaattataaaacgggACTCGACttcttgcaaatatttttaacgtAGAAGAGTAATTTTCCAAAGGTTCGTCGTGGCTGGCATACGgctaaatatcttttttttaaaagagTGAAAAAAACCCTCGAACTGCTATTCACAAAATTTCTGATTTACACactggaaaagaaaaaaaaatgatttgtgaAGCGCTTTGATCAAATCTGGCCATAAATGAACGTTCGAAGACAAATTAATAATTGGATGCACTCTTTCggatcatattatatttcactatAGCATACACACAACGAATTATTAAAGTAATAATAATCGGAAGCACTTCCAAGTGACTGACGAAATTTGTTGTGAATCTACAAATCTCGGatcctatatatatatgtgtatgtatatatatgtatgtacatatatgcgctTTCTTTCAAGGACACTTCTTTCCTGGGCTCTGAAACTATATTTCATTCGGCTGTTGTTACAAGTGCTATACATTTCTCAACAGTAAGATCTTCaatgtaagtaaaatttttaattgaacataacctatacatatttttagcgcatcaattgcaattaaaaaaaataactatgcAGTTATAACTTTATGCtaatttatgttttgtttatttattaatataggCTTATTAcgtatacattttattaaattatgctTGGGAATATATGCGTACCATACACATTTTGTATAAATGCATGAATGGGTGAAAGAAATCCAAAtcaatacatatgcatataatttttatatttagattTTAAAAAGGGTCTTTATAAAAGATAATTGCCGTAGATATAATACATACTATGCCATAAAacagttcctcataaaaaatcgtctTTCGCGGAAAACCTCGAGGcgccacaccacaaataggaggaggagcacaGCCAAATACGCAACAAATTGGTGTAAATGCCAATGATAAACGTAATAATAtgatacatactatatataataattcaaaaatagttattttctaaTTGCATCCCGATTGGAATATTTATCTAAATAAGTTGCTCTAAAATGCCAGTAAATTTGCAATCGTGCTGCGCTCAACTTAATTGAATGCTTCTGCAcagataacactgtgcgacagtgaaaatatacttttatggagacctagcacaacttgtaggtatagtaaaactaagaaacatggtataggagaaatttccaatacacccccaaaatctcattttatggccataaaaccgtttttcagtaggttgatgtgaacaatccctcctaacttagccaatttccatccgatttcgaatttgtttttttagttcgaaagaacaaaaacaagcctttttgacagtgtgttgacaatttttctgaaatgacaactgacgagactgtaagcggaagtattcggaatttttttattttttctctattttttcaactttgacatcatttttgcgatattatccgatattgaggatgttttttagtacactactgttatagtgaatttaattctgcgtcgaatgagctatatttgactgtaattgaattaaaattcataaagttgtgcgagttgtgcgagttttaagattttattttttttactaattttatagcaagtgtcagtattaacacatcatcagtacgaaaca harbors:
- the LOC129248223 gene encoding protein hook, with the protein product MEMERGDMCQSLIEWFKTLNLTAPHSNLEELSDGVALAQALNQFAPEVFTNLWLSKINSGINWRLKMSNLKKVIEGVYDYYSDVLSYSLADFPRPDAQRIAEKCDAGELERLLQLVLGCAVNCVAKQDYIRQIMSLEESLQANIMRALQDLESTWQGGKGSLLCSSSSLSIANFDYKILQEERDALAQKCFEAENKMLLLIEEKSGMQQELAKLQVEVERLTSNIAAIGDDGVSLGPVQAGSARYSELRRQLDRMKEELIQSDATREDLKLKVQQQEKEIQSMQQRIDELTKNTSELIQLKDEVDVLRESNDKLKEYEIQLETYKKRLEEYNDLKKHSKILEERSADYVQQIMQFEEDAKKSATLKGQVELFKNKIQDLHTQLDGEMSKNVKLEFDNKNLESNISALQRAKESLLKERDNLREALDELKCGQLSTSSGSLNGNTMCKELQPTALAEKVHRLELENKALREGQGGQTALTQLLDDANKRNENLREQLKSANERILSLSHASQSGDPNLKEFEFGKQIKQLMELNEQKTIQLEESVSQNVSLQSKITQLENTLTTREQDLLAYDAKYRKCVEKAKEVIKNLDPRFANVIEANLLERPQDSEEEPKARMSTVEERLMTTAFYRLGVNAQRDAIDAKLALLMGQGQTFLARQRQSAPRKSLTTFKNK